The Epinephelus lanceolatus isolate andai-2023 chromosome 1, ASM4190304v1, whole genome shotgun sequence genome has a window encoding:
- the LOC117256902 gene encoding uncharacterized protein LOC117256902 gives MASVEYLREFVNIRLTAAAEEIFGVFKRTIVEYEEELDRQRKLLDVVLKPEIKLHRIELPQQYVCKKEEEEEEEEEDDDDDDEEEEGLAELQLRIQEMNSSMDEDDPEPPQIKEEEEEVCSSQEGEQLVLKQETDGFMLIPPYDGSEDQTLNIRPYDALSAAEKESVDDIPVTSFVISDEHSDHRLLSHSYDVTESRDQVGGEQEDSGSPGNAELLPRHLESNSHSNNVYNSAVSDMLHNTHADDKPFKCDTCGKVFKYNSKLFIHQRVHTGEKPYSCNICGKSFIEKSALNTHIRGHSGVKPYRCETCGKHFRYNNALLVHMRIHSGERPFTCKTCGRTFRQNSDLTVHMRIHSGEKPFSCKTCGKAFRHNSQLTVHTRIHTGEKPYVCNTCGKRLRDTSTLNRHVRIHTGEKPYTCPICGRGFIQNNDLKAHMRIHSSDKTMSSVEYLREFVNVRLTAAAEEIFGVFKRTIVEYEEVIDRQRRLLDVVWKPDIKLHRIELPQQYVCKEDQQQLHRTELPQRHVSKEEEEEEEEDLAEQQLCIQEMNSSMDEDDSEPPQIKEEEEQVCSSQEGEQLVLKQETDGFMLIPPYEESDHSEPETNSDHQPLSHSSHVTESRYQVGGEQEVSESTRNTELQPKKRHLESSRHRNDDNNCTMSKTHCDTHMGKKSFKCDTCEKVFKYNSKLYRHQRVHTGVKRYSCDICGKHFQFNSGLSVHMRIHSGEKPFTCKTCGGTFRQKSDLTVHMRIHSGEKPFLCKTCGKTFRRNGQLTVHMRIHTGEKPYDCKTCGKRLLDMSTLNRHLRIHTGEKPFACETCGRGFIQNSDLKTHMRVHSSGKS, from the exons ATGGCTTCAGTCGAGTATCTGAGAGAGTTTGTCAACATCCGACTAACTGCTGCTGCCGAGGAAATATTCGGAGTTTTTAAAAGAACCATCGTCGAGTATGAAGAGGAGCTGGACCGACAGCGCAAACTGTTGGATGTGGTTTTGAAGCCTGAGATAAAGCTTCACAGAATAG AGCTCCCGCAGCAATATGTCTgtaagaaggaggaggaggaggaggaggaggaggaggatgatgatgatgatgatgaggaggaggagggtctGGCTGAGCTGCAGCTCCGCATTCAGGAGATGAACTCCAGTATGGACGAAGatgacccagagcctccacagattaaagaggaagaggaggaagtgtgcagcagtcaggagggagagcagcttgtaCTGAAGCAGGAGACTGATGGCTTCATGTTGATTCCTCCTTATGACGGAAGTGAAGATCAGACTCTGAACATCAGACCTTACGATGCTCTCAGTGCAGCAGAGAAAGAGTCTGTCGACGACATACCAGTGACGAGCTTTGTGATATCAGATGAACACAGCGACCACCGGCTGCTCTCTCACAGCTATGATGTCACTGAGAGCCGAGATCAGGTTGGAGGCGAGCAGGAAGATTCGGGATCACCTGGGAATGCAGAGCTTCTCCCAAGACACCTTGAGAGTAACAGCCACAGCAACAATGTCTACAACTCTGCTGTGTCAGATATGCTCCATAACACTCATGCAGATGACAAGCCTTTCAAATGTGACACATGTGGGAAGGTTTTTAAGTATAACTCAAAGCTGTTCATACACCAGAgagtccacacaggtgagaagccgtattcTTGCAACATCTGTGGGAAAAGCTTCATCGAGAAATCAGCGTTGAACACTCACATACGAGGCCACTCAGGTGTGAAGCCATATCGCTGCGAAACCTGTGGAAAACATTTCCGATATAACAACGCCTTGTTGGTGCACATGAGAATCCACTCAGGCGAGAGGCCGTTCACATGTAAAACATGCGGGAGAACTTTCAGACAGAACAGTGACTTGACAGTCCACATGAGGATCCACTCGGGCGAGAAGCCATTCTCGTGCAAAACGTGTGGAAAAGCTTTCAGACACAACAGTCAGTTGACAGTCCACacgagaatccacacaggtgagaagccgtacgTTTGCAACACCTGCGGGAAAAGACTCCGTGACACGTCCACATTGAACAGGCATGtaagaatccacacaggtgagaagccatataCGTGTCCAATATGTGGGAGAGGTTTCATACAGAATAATGACTTAAAAGCCCACATGAGAATCCACTCGAGTGAcaa AACCATGTCTTCAGTGGAGTATCTGAGAGAGTTTGTCAACGTCcgactaactgctgctgctgaagaaatattCGGAGTTTTTAAAAGAACCATCGTCGAGTACGAAGAAGTGATCGACCGTCAGCGCAGACTGTTGGATGTCGTTTGGAAACCCGATATAAAGCTTCACAGGATAG AGCTCCCGCAGCAGTATGTCTGCAAAGAGGATCAGCAGCAGCTACACCGGACAG agctcccacagcGACATGTcagtaaggaggaggaggaggaggaggaggaagacctTGCTGAGCAGCAGCTTTGTATTCAGGAGATGAACTCCAGTATGGACGAAGATGACTCAGAGCCTCCacagattaaagaggaagaggagcaagtgtgcagcagtcaggagggagagcagcttgtaCTGAAGCAGGAGACTGATGGCTTCATGTTGATTCCTCCTTATGAGGAAAGTGACCACAGTGAACCAGAAACAAACAGTGACCACCAGCCGCTCTCTCACAGCTCTCATGTCACTGAGAGCCGATATCAGGTTGGAGGCGAGCAGGAAGTCTCAGAATCAACTAGAAATACAGAGCTTCAACCAAAGAAAAGACATCTTGAAAGTAGCAGACACAGGAACGATGATAACAACTGTACCATGTCAAAGACTCACTGTGACACTCACATGGGCAAGAAGTCTTTTAAATGTGACACGTGTGAGAAAGTTTTTAAGTATAATTCAAAACTGTACAGACACCAGAGAGTCCACACAGGTGTGAAGCGGTATTCATGTGACATATGTGGAAAACATTTCCAATTTAACAGTGGCTTGTCGGTGCACATGAGAATCCACTCAGGTGAGAAGCCATTTACATGTAAAACATGTGGGGGAACTTTCAGACAGAAAAGTGACTTGACAGTCCACATGAGGATCCACTCGGGCGAGAAGCCGTTTTTGTGCAAAACGTGTGGTAAAACTTTCAGACGTAATGGTCAGTTAACGGtccacatgagaatccacacaggagagaagccgtACGATTGTAAGACTTGCGGGAAAAGACTCCTCGACATGTCCACATTGAACAGGCATTtaagaatccacacaggtgaaaAGCCATTTGCATGTGAGACATGTGGGAGAGGTTTCATACAGAACAGTGACTTGAAAACACACATGAGAGTCCACTCTAGTGGGAAGTCATAA
- the LOC117256687 gene encoding uncharacterized protein LOC117256687, producing MSSVEYLREFVNERLTAAAEEIFGVFKRTIVEYEDVIDRQRKLLDVVWKPDIELIRIELPQQHVCKEMEEEGLAEQQLRIQEMNSSVDQEEPEPPLIKEEEEEVCSSQEGEQLVLKQETDGFMLIPPYEESDHSEPETNSDHQLLSYSSHVTESQDQVGGEQEDSGSTRNTELQPNKRHHESSIHRSNDNNCTMSKIHSTTHRGRNYFKCDTCERVFKFKSQLYAHMRQHTGEKPFLCKTCGKAFRRNGDLKVHVRIHTGEKPYVCRTCGKRFCEMSALTRHMKTHTGEKPHTCKTCGKAFRRRDDLRVHLRTHSDERPYTCETCRRDFRSSSNLKSHMRKRVCEKLSVQHRGSSCGHTHPGEKVCHWK from the exons ATGTCTTCAGTGGAGTATCTGAGAGAGTTTGTCAACGAGcgactaactgctgctgctgaagaaatattCGGAGTTTTTAAAAGAACCATCGTCGAGTACGAGGACGTGATCGACCGTCAGCGCAAACTGTTGGATGTCGTTTGGAAACCCGACATAGAGCTTATCAGGATAG agctcccacagcaacatgtctgtaaggagatggaggaggagggtcTGGCTGAGCAGCAGCTCCGCATTCAGGAGATGAactccagtgtggaccaagaggagccagagcctccactgattaaagaggaagaggaagaagtgtgcagcagtcaggagggagagcagcttgtaCTGAAGCAGGAGACTGATGGTTTCATGTTGATTCCTCCTTATGAGGAAAGTGACCACAGTGAACCAGAAACAAACAGTGACCACCAGCTCCTCTCTTACAGCTCTCATGTCACTGAGAGCCAAGATCAGGTTGGAGGCGAGCAGGAAGACTCGGGATCAACTAGAAATACAGAGCTTCAACCAAATAAAAGACATCATGAAAGCAGTATTCACAGGAGCAATGATAACAACTGTACCATGTCAAAGATCCACAGTACCACTCACAGAGGTAGAAATTATTTCAAATGTGACACATGTGAGAGAGTTTTCAAGTTTAAGTCCCAGCTGTATGCACACATGAGacaacacacaggtgagaagccgtttttgtgcaaaacatgtgggaaagCTTTCAGACGTAACGGTGACTTGAAAGTCCATgtgagaatccacacaggtgagaagccgtacgTCTGCAGGACCTGCGGGAAAAGATTCTGTGAGATGTCCGCATTGACGAGGCACATGAAaacccacacaggtgagaagccacaTACCTGTAAAACATGCGGAAAAGCTTTCAGGCGTCGTGATGACTTGAGGGTCCACTTGAGAACTCACTCGGATGAGAGGCCGTATACGTGCGAAACATGCAGGAGAGATTTCAGATCTAGCAGTAACTTGAAAAGCCACATGAGAAAGCGTGTATGTGAGAAGCTGTCAGTGCAACACAGAGGTTCCAGTTGTGGTCACACCCATCCAGGTGAGAAGGTGTGTCATTGGAAATGA